DNA sequence from the Glycine soja cultivar W05 chromosome 18, ASM419377v2, whole genome shotgun sequence genome:
AATATTATTGTAGTaatgtttaaataaattaacctGTTTAATCCAAAAGACTTAATCAAAATCTTAAAACTTGACGTATTTAATTGTTTTGACTTTCTATTTGtcccatttttttctttataattatatCTAAATTAATAAGGTTTCGAGTAACAAAATTGAAGCCAGTTCAATTTTCACTACagcttcaaattaattaaaggaaaatagaaacaaaaaatagaaaatagaaaaaagcgAGGATAATTAGATATATAATGGAGATAGGTGATATGAAGTGAAAGTAAAAAGTGTTATGgaaatatttataatgaatGGTTGTTTATGTATCATTACatataaatcataattaaattaaatttcaattttcactgATCAATATACGGTTAAACCTGAATTATTGTCAACCTCAATTACGTGTTGCAAAGTGATGAAATCATGtccatcataaaataaaataatctaaacatCCATCAATTAAGAATTAACGGAAACATGCATCAACAGGCACACGAACATGCATGTCATTTTCTATTAGATaacattataattttcttttttataatatactaATTTGGTGATTTGTTGAATCCTTGGGAGCACAGGGTTGTGATGGATCAGTTCTACTGGATGACACGCACAACTTCACTGGCGAGAAAACAGCCCTACCTAATCTGAATTCAATAAGAGGTTTGGAAGTGGTTGATGAGATTAAGGCAGCGGTTGACAAAGCTTGCAACCGTCCTGCTGTATCATGTGCAGATATCTTAGCTATAGCTGCTCGTGATTCTGTGGCCATAGTAAGTATTGATTATAATTAACCAAACTTTTCTTTCCAGCTAGgaattcttaatttatttgttgGGATAAAGTCTTTAattaagttatatatttatattattgttattattatcgacttcttaaattaaaaaataaatttaattaaaatactctCGGTTACACAAAAAGATTCATggaataaaaattatcttttggaCACTCAAAGTAAGTCTGTAGACCAGAAATTATTACATGACAGGAATTATTAGGACAAGTTATTGAGtgttattattctattttttttaaattaaaaaactcaaTTACATGTAATGTATAGATTGATTGGAATCATAAACGTGATGATTTATAACTTTGTAATAATTGCTCAGTTACACACCTAGAGACTTAAGAAAACATGATAGAAAATGATTAATATGATGTGATAAAAGGaggaataaagaaaaataaaaagtatcaaTGAAACATTTGTATTGTTTGACTGCGAAAGAATCAAGACTTTTATCACAAATATTGTGGTGTTACAAATAGGAATTTGTCACCTCTTTGTCTCTATATCATATTTTACTTATTATATCTATCActcgttttttatttattttttcgtaTATGTAATTAGTATTGTATCCGCGAAATATTATATTACTAGTAAAACCAGAGTTTAGTTTagagtaatattttttgaacatttcatttttcaaacaCCTCaaactctttttgttttcttatcatatcatattatttattatatttatatacttttttttctcagTCACTAGGCATTGAGTAACATTTGGAGTGtacatgtaaaaaccatttttgGTTAGTTTATTCATTTCTTAAAGGGAACCCTAAACGTAGCACATTGTCTTCCTGTTAACAACAGTTAGGGGGTCCACACCTATGGTACGGCGTATTACTAGGCAGAAGAGACGCGAGAACAGCAAGCAAGGATGCTGCAAACGCCAATCTCCCTCCTCCATTTTTCAACTTCTCACAGCTTCTCTCCAACTTCAACTCTCACGGATTAGACCTCAAAGATCTTGTGGCACTCTCTGGTGGCCACACCATAGGGTTTGCAAGGTGCACTACCTTCAGGGACCGCATCTACAACGACACCATGGCCAACATAAACCCTACTTTTGCAGCCTCTTTGAGGAAAACATGCCCTAGAGTTGGCGGTGACAACAACTTGGCACCGTTGGATCCAACTCCTGCAACGGTTGACACTTCATACTTCAAGGAATTGCTGTGCAAAAAGGGTCTCCTTCATTCGGATCAAGAACTCTACAAGGGAAATGGCAGTGAAAGTGACAAGTTGGTGGAGCTTTATAGCAGGAACCCTTTTGCATTTGCTAGAGATTTCAAGGCTTCTATGATCAAGATGGGTAACATGAAGCCTCTCACAGGGAACAAAGGAGAGATCAGACGCAACTGCAGaagagttaattaattaatgttgttgGGATGGACCACAATAAAGattgaaaaattaagagattaagagtattattattatatgtcaaGTGAATCAAGCCATGCTTgccatgtattattttttaactgtgtgtgattgttattttatattttcttgtacTAAAATATTAATGTGTTAGGTTCAAATAATGTTGAACCAAAAGTTTCAAAAAGAAATCAGCTAAAGAATAAAGGTCACATGTTAATTAGACTGGCTGTGCAACAATTTGTACTTTTTGAATGCATGCACCAAGGCAATCACCGCaggaatttataatttttgttattaaaattttagcTACCAACGACAAAAACAAGGTTAGACTTCTCTAAAGTAAACACGAGTAAATTAAGTAAGTAGACAAAGTAACTAGATTTTTTAGTATCCAACAGAATTTTAAGGTATCTTAACAAACATCAAATCTTGAGCCCACGGTATGACACATATTTAGCTTATGACTTGGAATAAAcatgaataaattttaattattttctaatccCCATGATCTTTGATTCTTTTATAAGACCTTAAGATAtacttataattttgattttgattctttgtGCCGACTAGTGACTAATCCTTAATACGGGGTCTCATCGAAATTAGCATACTTAAACTCTTATCCCGTGCATCTTTAAGGATGTGTTCTACAAGAATTCATAGTTGTGGTTTTGGTAATTCTTTGGACTGATTATGTGACATTTTTAATAGAGACTTAGTTGCATCTTAACTCCTTGCCCCTTTTTAAATATGAATGACAAGAACTAGGAGAACCTACAATAAGAGCCagatccaaaaagaaagaaatccaACAGATCACAACAATTCTTGAAGTTGTAATTATGTTGAAGGACattgaatcaaaattattttagtgcaTGATTATTATTGAAGATCCATGAGCTAGAGGGTGTTAGTGATGACTTTCTTCCTTCTAGAACTAAatgaagttatattttttttattttcattttttagtatGTGACTAATTACCATGGTGTCTTTTCGTGTGCACCACTAGAAATTAAAGTCTTATATTCATAATTGCAATTACTAGGTGCATTTAGAATAATTAAAGACTGATTATGTCTGCATGTACACAAAATTACAATGGATCTAAGAAACTTGAATTTTTAGATAAATACTTGTGTGTTGTGAGAGTATTCTTTAGGTTTTAAACTGAATCCTGACCCATTCAAGGATTGTTTATcacccttgtatcatcttcGTTTTATTAAGCGATCTTTGACTAGAACTGTATCATGATACAAGAATCAAACTCAATTCTTGTCACACGaatttaatatgtgttattaatTAAGTTACAACTATTTGATTATTCCATCACATATAATTTGTTGTGTAAGTACACATAATATTAATAGTTGATTTTCTGATTAACGACTGAGATTTAATAGTTTATTTCCTAaggtaaaattaataaataattataaactaCTTAACTATGAATTAGTTACAAATAAGTTTATAAACTTGTTTCTCTCCTTATAATAGACTTAAAAATCTTTTCGTATCATATGCAATTGTACAGACTCCTTGATTAGGTCTTCCTCTCTAGCTAGTGCTTTCTTCTTCCCCCGATCTCTCCGTTATATATGGCTCCATTCATGTCCTTAATTTTAGGGCATACattcaaagttaaaaaatatttactcgtCATTTTTTGCAGGGTATGTTGGCCTGCAACTTAAAATAAGGGAAAATTATATGTCTGTAATGCTGAGCGCGTAACGTTTATATatgtaacatttttaattaaagcaTTATTACATCTGGTCAAGGTGAAAGAATACACAAAGAGAATAAGCTCTATtaattatttggaattggtcTGGTCCCTTAGTAATTTGGATTATTTTCGTTGAAAAGTCATTTGGAATATACTATCACACTTAATTGATGGAGAATAGTGAAACGGAGATCATGATGCATGCCACACGCTCTcggtatttaattattaattaaattaacaataccTACCCAATATTTTTGGTCATATCTCAATTATTGTTAGTGCTAAGCCATTACCATGGTCGCTTCGCTCCTCAACCTCCTTCAGcctatttgaaattaatttctgattttcttttccttggttACTTGTATGACTCACTCTAGAGTAACGAACAAAGCATGTATTAGCAGACGGCTATGACGGAATTTTTGACGGGAGATGCAAGTTTTGACGGAATTTCCTACAGAAATTGAGATAAAAacctaatttattttgatttaagaaTGAgttgaattgaaataaaataaatatttatatatttagtcACTGTCCACCTATACAAATTAAATGGTGGTTGCTTAGAAACTATCATTAATTCAAGGTCAATGTAATAGctttacattttatatatttatattattatatattatgtatttttataaatatgtaagCATAGTTAACATTTTAAGAAATCATTATATAATTGaactattttagtttttctttttgataaatcCGCGTGGGGTCAGTTTGATTTGAGGTAAAAActaagttaaagaaaaataattatgaattaatgaatacaattactcaatatattcttttaaatgtttgtcttttttttttataatgacagtaataagatttaaattatgatctcatataaattattataacccTTTATTACTAGTTAGGCTGACTCTAATGAAACATTAGTAGTGCTGCACGGCTAGCTGCACCTCTTTAAATTAGTAGTACTGCACAAAATGAAAGTACAAGATACGATTTactcttaaatattttaacattgcAGAATATAGGCCGAGTTTTTCGTTCCAATGTTTTCAACTATACTTGGTTACAACTTGTCAAATACGAACTTATTATATtcagttttctcaagaaaagtTGGTATTGACTTTTGGATACAATGCAATTTGTCTCATTGACCCATTATACACAGTATTTTATCAAacaaacattttcatttttcttttatttctttatctttttcgtAATTATATATGgctctcatttttcattttgtttcgtAATAAATCCGTGTTTCAAAACTTCGGTATTAAcatcctttatatttttatatacccCGTATACCCCGAAAAGATTAGTCCAGTTTTTAGCACAAGATTCTTACAAATTTCTTCACTATTTTGTTTTGGCCAAACATACgactttttccctttttaagcTGGCATGCATTATGCACGGATAATTGCATGCAGTGCATGGATGTATGGCCTGTGGGGGCATATTTGAACATTTCTCGTACGCGGTTTACGTCAATTTGTTATTTAGCAAAACCAAGTTGGAACACAACGATATAATATATTACTATGTAGATAACTCAAACAAGTAAGCTACCTTAGCTAGTTGCTACTTCGAGTCTATATAAATCCTCCCCAACCAAGATAAACTCACACATCAATCTTTGCTTGTTAAGGTCCATCGAACCTAGTAAAACAAAGAAATGGCTTCTCATCATCTCCAATATCTTGTGCTTGCCATAGCCACACTTCTCACAATCTCTTCACATGCACAACTCACTCCTGATTTTTACAACAATGTTTGCCCTCAGGCACTGCCTATCATTAAGTCAGTTGTTCAACGAGCAATATTTCGTGAACGGCGCATTGGAGCATCTTTACTTCGTTTGCACTTCCATGACTGTTTTGTCAATGTGAGTTACATATCCCTGACATGCATGCTGTCATGAGAATTTTTCCTAACCAATATATTCATGCATGCAGTAATCTTTCCTACTACATTTAGTAATCCTCTTTACAAAATGTATAAAGTAGTGTAAAACAAAGtgatgtaaaataaatatatagtagAAAAATGTTTGCAACACACGTTCCACTCTCTTATtgcataaaatttattgaaagtgaaaaaaattgtgataccacatcatatttaataattttttttatcttgattaattttataatttttaataaattttaacctatTAAAAAGAATGTATTTAAAGAATTAATGTGTTAGAGAATATATTCCAAACACTCccctaaatataattttagaaaagaactttatatatatatatatatatatctcttcAAATGGTAATCTTGTCCAGCTTTGTTTTCTAGATGTTGCTAATGCAAAAACCTTAATTTCATTCATTATAATTGTCTCTGACTTTTGTTTTCCTCCCTTATTGATAACCAAATTAAACTTATACTTCATTTTCAAGCCAAGTTGACTAGGCCAAGTTAATTGATTTCATTTACAGTTATTTTTCATTGTAAACAtgaaatttttagtttaaactTCGTACGCGGCAAAATGATAAACGAGGAAAGGTAGTCCAAGTCAGAACCCATATATAGCAGAAAGTTTAGTGAACTTTCCAATGGATGCAACCAttcatgataaatttaataatttaatgcaTGCaaccatatttataatatatattattatgaccTGAAAGCAATTAATGTCTATGGCTGCAAATTATAGGGCTGTGATGGATCAATTCTGCTGGATGACACCCCCAACTTCACTGGGGAGAAGACTGCCCTTCCAAATATTAACTCAATAAGAGGTTTGGAGGTGGTTGATGAAATTAAAGCAGCCGTTGACAGAGCTTGCAAACGTCCCGTGGTATCATGTGCAGATATCTTAGCTGTAGCCGCTCGTGATTCTGTGTCCATAGTAAGTGTCATActaatcttaattttattcTCACACTTCACGAAAAAATTGTGTTTCACTTCTCTTtagcatgtatatatatatatatatatatatatatataagaaaggtgttttaaaaaaagaagtggtgtaaaaaaataaggaaaaatgatAGATATACATTACattttttaggtgaaagaaagagagaaacaaagaataaaaaatatagtaaaggaaaatactaaacatACACTCTAAAAATGGGGTGTCTGaacgaaaagaagaaaaggacatGAGCAAAAATaaagtgagaaaaatataataaatgttgcgaggataaatgaagaaaaaaaataagataaaaatgaaatgaaagagtTGAAAAGtgaatgtataataatatttttataattggcAATGCATGTGATATAatgataaagaaagaaatacatagaaaaataaaataagataaagtagaagaaattaactgtataaatattattgatgaaaaaaataaatccacCTTCAAAAAGTAACGAGTGTGGTTTTCTGTAACAGTTGGGAGGCTCACTCTACTGGTACAAAGTGTTACTAGGCAGAAGGGATTCAAGAACTGCTAGCAAAGATGCTGCAAACTCAAATCTTCCACCCCCATTTTTCAGCCTCTCTCAGCTACTTTCAAGTTTTCAGTCTCACGGCTTAGACCTCAAAGATCTCGTGGCTCTCTCTGGTGCACACACCATTGGATTCGCGCAATGCGCCACCTTTAGGAACAGGATCTACAATGACACCAACATAGACCCCAACTTTGCATCTTCTCTGCAGGGTACGTGCCCTAGAAGTGGTGGAGACAGCAATCTAGCACCGTTGGATCGTTTCTCTCCCTCAAGAGTTGACACTTCGTACTATACCTCTTTGCTGAGTAAAAAGGGTCTCCTTCATTCTGATCAAGAGCTCTTCAAAGGAGATGGTGGTGAGAGTGACACTTTGGTGAAGCTCTACAGCAGGAACCCTTTTGCTTTTGCTAGAGATTTTAAGGCTTCCATGATCAAGATGGGTAACATGAAGCCTCTTATTGGGAATGCTGGAGAGATCAGAGTCAATTGTAGAAGTGTCAACTAAATGCTTTTAAAGTGAAGCGTGGGGTTTCCATAATAATCATGTGATCTTCTGCTGGTTCAAAATTGTAttacaattcattttttttattagaatgttATTAAGTGAAGTTGCTGTATTGGATGTCATTTATTGTGGCACTTCTAAAAGTAATATTGAAGGTGCCACAATGTCAAGACTTTCAAGGTTTTATGATCGTAATTGTATCATTGTTATAAATGTAATAATTGTTTCTGATTGTATTAGTTGTATTTGTCCACaattttttagaatataaaaagTTGGGATGAAACCATACTATCGAAATTGTagtataacataattaataattagtaatATGTGTGTCAAGTCAATATCTAGCTACAATGATTATCTTGGAAGTAACATTATGTTTGACTTTGGAGCAGAGAACCATGCTCAAAGTATATGACAGAAACCTTGATACGGAATCAAATCTTTATTAGTGTGTTTTGGTTTTCGTTTAGACTTTAGACTAACTTTCAAgtaatgtaaattaaaaaacaataactaattattttagctctttttcaatagaaaatcaaatacatTCTACTGTATGTCTTAATTTTAGTCTCTCCATTAAAAGTAACATATCATTAGAAAAAACAACTGAGAAAACaaatgttatatttaaaaagaaaaaaattattagaatttcttttgaagaaattatatatatatatatatatagataaagaaataagtgattttgaatttttaatcccTTAATTAGgacaactttgaaattttttgttaggCCAACGAATTAGCCTATCACTAAACTAAATGACGAATcaatattgttaatttgttttcaataatgataatttttgaacaaaaaaatgctaaactcttattttatatattttttcatgaaaattgAGCAAGTGTATTCATCTTGAATCCGTGGTGGAAAAATGATATTGTGTTTCGAAGTGACTAGGCTGTAATGGTGGTACTAAGAGGAAAGTcgtcttaaaaaaagaaagaaagaaagaaaagtcttCGCCTggcctgcaaaaaaaaaaatgactttcaagttaatttttgtcttcaacaaaagcaaatgatatattaaaacGGTACCAGCCAGTGGTACCAATAACTTTTAAAACCAAATAGGATGGTAACCGACAATATCCAAAACTGTTACCATATCCCACACACTCGATCGATCCCATGGTTATAAGTTATTAATGTCAGCGCAGAGACATAAATAAAACACAATCACCGATTGAGCTTGATCGATATCCGTCCAATAACCCTGCACTATAATAAATTACATTGCCATTAAAATTTCCTACAATATTCAGCACCTAATATTAATGTGTTACGAACTAAATTCACACTACCAAACTAAACTACCAAGTaagattattcaatttttttcttgccTTTATTTCATTGATAATGGGTATTTATAGTGATGTACATTATTGACACTTAGGTCATAACAGAAAAGgggacaataataataaaaaggaatAACAGAATGCAATGACAAATAACATAATGCATAAAGTTGTCGGTAAGGATCTCTTCACAAGGTTGTAATCAATTGTACGTGTGGGCCTCATGTTGCTATCATTACAGCTGGTGTTGCTATCATTACCCACAGCTGGAAAAACCAACCTGTCCTCAAGGTTGGGCAATCAAAACAAAACTGAAACAAGAgtgaatttagaaaaaaaaaacgtgagTGTTTGGGACTTGACAAAGATAACCCTGAGAGTTATCACATACGTGAAGGTGGAGAAGGTTGGGTTTGTGACCCGCATCGAGGGTTGTGAATGTAGaatgttggtaaatatttgtgttttaatttaaaatttataaatatatattaattatattaattctattttataaaataatatttattttagatttttttaagattttgttttaatgagtcaactagTTTGTTCCGTTTGTTGTGGCAATTGTAGGTTGATTTtcaacggtcatattttgttgttacatAAATGCTTATATATATCTTTCTTACTCTCTAGAAACACAACAATGACAGAGCTACAGTCTTATTTCTTTCTCCctaaaattttctctttctttcctataaaaaacttatttcttgAGAGAAAGAGCATGAGTGTTCAGAAGGTTCGATGATCTtttcgctgcacacgatcggaatcaacgggttgtcgtatcttgggagagaAGGACAATCATAATTTCTTACCCGTACAGTgggggcgttttctctctaaggatagtgTTTACCCGCTTCAACCGAGGCTATTTAATTCTTTcccttgatttaatttttccttgtgcttattgtatgcTATAGTGCATTATTGTTTCATGTGCtatcaattaaatttgttttgttactactattttattatttaatttaaaactctgcatcttcttatttatttctttcatttttattttatttttctaacgtGAGAGAAGTGGCTTTGTTGGTGGGCTTTGTTTAGGGGCCTGACAAAGATAACCTTGAGGGTTATCTCATACGTGAAGGTGGAGAAGGTTGGGTTTGTGACCTACACCGAGGGTTGTGAATGTAGAATGCATGGCCAAGACCTTGACGATTGTAACACCACGGTCAACGAAGCGCTGACAGTGGCTTCGGTGGTTGTGGTGGACATGGTGGTGGGTGTGGCGGCGGGCGTCAACGCCAGTGAGAGGCAGAGCAAGAGGCTGAGGGGCAAAAACGCGAACGGTGACAAGAATGGCGAGTCCAAGAAAGATCTTGACAGAGACAGAGAGATACCATGACCGCGAATGATCCTCTGGCCGTCACAGGAATGAGAGGGAGAGAAACTGAGAAAGAAGAGACGTTCCCACCAATCTATCATAATAAATTCAACAGGTAAATACTAACGAGTATTTCAAgagcattaattaaaaaaattaaaataaaaatatttttattgaaatagaaaattataatatttatatttttttgttcttttataatttatataataaatacttttcacttttaattttttaaccaacaGCCTAATGTCCCTAATAACATTAGTTACCAACAACGTAACCTGTCCAATATCCTAAATAAGTGTTGCAACATAATTGTTTCCTATAACCACGATGCATGTTTTTCACTACCAAACTTCAGAAGTCCAACCAATCCATTTGAAACCTGCCAAGTGCAAACACACCATGAGCAGAAGCCAGCATTGAGCAAAGGACAATAGAAATTTCTGATGAGTGTTGCAACATAATTGTTTCCTATAATGGAATTGGTACAACAACTCAACCCCGGATACATGCTGCCGGATTGTATGACCATTGAGCAAAGGACAATAGAAATTTCTGATGAGTTCTTTATCCACGTCCAGGAATGATACAGAATCTGTTGAATAATCTCATCTTTACGGGAAGATATATCCCTAAACACAGGTTTATTTCTGAAATTCCACACAACTCCATACCAAAAAATTTGCCATCTTGAATTCACTACATTGTTTGTTTGCAGTTGATGCTGCCGAAAGTGCATATCAGGGGAGCTTGGCAGAACTGTCAACACATTCGCCCAACCATAACAAGTCTTCCATATATCTTCCACCTTTGTACACCAAAAGAGAGTGTGTGATACAGATTCTTCCACAGAATTGCAGAATGGACAGGAAAAATCATAGCCTTCAATAACCAAATTCCTAGCCTTTAAGTTATCCCTTGTGGATAGTCTATTTCTCATTAATCTCCACACAAAAATCCTCACTTTTTGtgttgaatttaaaaataacctAGGATATTTATTTGCCAATGATTGATCTCCCAccctaactcagaggtgaaaataggagaccatattatccctcaagtcacatggtttaaatatcttgggtctgtaatacaggatgatggggaaattgaaggggatgtgaatcatcgcattcaagcaggatggatgaaatggagaaaaacatcgggggtgttatgtgatgcaaaggtaccgatcaagctaaagggaaagttttatcggactgcggtaagaccggcgattttgtacggaacagaatgttgggcggtcaagagccaacatgagaataaagtaggtgtagcggagatgaggatgttgcggtggatgtgtggtaagactcgacaggataaaattagaaacgaagctattagagagagggttggagtagcgcctattgtagagaagatggtggaaaatagacttaggtggtttgggcatgtagagagaagaccggtagactctgtagtgaggagagtagaccagatggagagaagacaaacaattcgaggcagaggaagacccaaaaagactataagagaggttatcaaaaaggatctcgaaattaatggtttggatagaagtatggtacttgatagaacattatggcggaagttgatccatgtagccgaccccacctaatgggataaggcgttgttgttgttgttgttgttgattgaTCTCCCACCCAAACATCCTTCCAAAAAAGTATTTTGTCCCCTTTCCCTAGTTCCCATTATCACATGCCCTACCACACGACATACTTATATCTCTCCACCAAATAgaaaaattttgtgaaatttcCTCCCTCTCCAAACCTCTCCAACCCCCCATATCTAGACTCCAAGACTTCACTCCAAAGATCCCCATTCTCCTTCAAAAGCTCCCACCTCCATTAAATCAAGAGTGCcacattaaataagaaaatgtttttCCCTCCGAGCCCTGAAATTCTTAGGTTGACAATTTTCTTTCTAACTCTCCCAACACATTTTCCTCCCCTATCAACCCCTCCCCATAAAAACTTTGAATATTGACTAGGATGTTCCCCAGATAAAGTGCAAAGAATATTGAAGGACATCTCTGCTTAGAGTGGTTTATATTGTTTTGTTCAATGGTTACTtggtatttatattttatgtgggtataaatatgaattaatcATTGAAGGCGACATCTCTTTGTACAAGGGTTctggtgtatatatatatatacttatatgctgataaaaaaatgtctttcaaGTTAGTTAATAAAGTGCAAAGAATAGAAGTGAACAATTATTAAAGAGAATGTATACTTTAAAATGTGTTAAGATACAATAACAATTTGTTACTTCATTCGTTACATaataattattgtataaaataaaaaaatttgtcataaaataattatcattttaatttttaatgtaatattaattatttttaatttttacttatatcctttataatattaatgattaatgatttgaactaaaaaaattaatgatgataatattattttttataaaattgttattcttttttatttctttactgatttttcttaatatgtcTAAAATAATGTAGAACGATCATTATTATAATGGGATAAGGAGAGTATTGTATCTTATTAACAAAGGGCTAAAGTTGATGTTTAGCGGTAAATGTTGTTATGGATGTTaacaattgtttaaaaaatgttgaaagcTAGCAATTAATGCTATTCATTATGCATCACATGATGAATATTTAGAGACATGTTCTCTGCATATATTCTTGGAcgtttataaattaagttgacCTACACAATATTTCAGCCTAGCAAGCCATGATTGG
Encoded proteins:
- the LOC114395787 gene encoding peroxidase 4-like, encoding MASNIQTLLVLVLATLGTFMIPSNAQLTPNFYKKVCPQALPIIRSVVHRAIIRERRIGASLLRLHFHDCFVNGCDGSVLLDDTHNFTGEKTALPNLNSIRGLEVVDEIKAAVDKACNRPAVSCADILAIAARDSVAILGGPHLWYGVLLGRRDARTASKDAANANLPPPFFNFSQLLSNFNSHGLDLKDLVALSGGHTIGFARCTTFRDRIYNDTMANINPTFAASLRKTCPRVGGDNNLAPLDPTPATVDTSYFKELLCKKGLLHSDQELYKGNGSESDKLVELYSRNPFAFARDFKASMIKMGNMKPLTGNKGEIRRNCRRVN
- the LOC114395649 gene encoding cationic peroxidase 1-like, with protein sequence MASHHLQYLVLAIATLLTISSHAQLTPDFYNNVCPQALPIIKSVVQRAIFRERRIGASLLRLHFHDCFVNGCDGSILLDDTPNFTGEKTALPNINSIRGLEVVDEIKAAVDRACKRPVVSCADILAVAARDSVSILGGSLYWYKVLLGRRDSRTASKDAANSNLPPPFFSLSQLLSSFQSHGLDLKDLVALSGAHTIGFAQCATFRNRIYNDTNIDPNFASSLQGTCPRSGGDSNLAPLDRFSPSRVDTSYYTSLLSKKGLLHSDQELFKGDGGESDTLVKLYSRNPFAFARDFKASMIKMGNMKPLIGNAGEIRVNCRSVN